A stretch of the Bacteroidales bacterium genome encodes the following:
- a CDS encoding helix-turn-helix transcriptional regulator encodes MAIETRSRAKILNRHYVEVQTPDGEIFQIISDIAKYYSDEYKAYVLHLIEFIFDRNFSDDKEQMIMRISRDFRINAVPSLGMDSGNRQSERVRIGCRIRELRESKNMEARDLAVLAGIDAANLSRIEQGKYSTGVDILSRICVILDAHLDLVPNS; translated from the coding sequence ATGGCTATCGAGACAAGGTCTCGAGCCAAAATCCTCAACAGGCATTATGTTGAGGTACAGACGCCTGATGGCGAAATATTTCAAATTATTTCTGATATTGCTAAGTATTATAGTGATGAGTACAAGGCATATGTTCTTCATTTGATCGAGTTTATTTTTGATCGTAATTTCTCTGATGATAAGGAGCAGATGATAATGCGTATTAGTAGAGATTTTCGTATTAATGCAGTTCCTTCATTAGGTATGGATTCAGGAAATAGACAAAGTGAACGAGTACGTATAGGTTGTCGTATTAGGGAACTTAGAGAGTCTAAAAATATGGAAGCACGAGACCTTGCTGTCCTTGCAGGAATTGATGCTGCAAATCTTTCTCGTATAGAGCAAGGTAAGTATTCAACTGGTGTTGATATACTCTCTCGTATTTGTGTTATATTGGATGCTCATCTTGATTTAGTTCCAAACTCTTAA
- a CDS encoding 2-C-methyl-D-erythritol 2,4-cyclodiphosphate synthase yields MKIRVGLGYDVHRLVEGRELWLGGVKIEHTLGLDGHSDADVAIHALCDAILGAAAMRDIGYHFPPSDNKYKNIDSKLLLKDVVEIVKEKGYKIGNIDITICAERPKINPHIPAMINTLAPILEIEEDEVSIKATTTEKLGFVGKEEGIAAHAVVLIEKI; encoded by the coding sequence ATGAAAATCAGAGTTGGTTTAGGATACGATGTTCACCGTCTTGTAGAGGGCAGAGAACTATGGTTAGGAGGGGTAAAGATTGAGCACACTCTTGGTCTTGACGGACACTCCGATGCCGATGTAGCAATACACGCCCTATGCGATGCCATATTAGGTGCTGCCGCTATGCGAGATATAGGTTATCACTTTCCACCAAGCGACAATAAATATAAGAATATAGACAGTAAACTTTTACTTAAAGATGTTGTTGAAATAGTAAAAGAGAAGGGGTATAAGATAGGCAACATCGATATTACTATATGTGCAGAACGTCCTAAAATAAACCCCCATATCCCTGCAATGATTAATACTCTTGCTCCTATTCTGGAGATTGAAGAGGATGAGGTATCAATAAAAGCCACTACCACCGAAAAGCTTGGTTTTGTTGGCAAAGAAGAGGGTATTGCTGCTCATGCGGTTGTTCTTATTGAAAAGATATAG
- a CDS encoding YbjQ family protein, with product MNPKVEEFIRKAKEQQQIEEKKERDILLISLGLVDETKTIEIVEYSATKDEEHKFIDPQKKMFYKKNVFPAPIDVTDEEYNEILKYIPSKDISKNTNPLNKTKTRLKIVTTNEIQGYKVSQYLGLVNANIVIGANFIADWFASWTDVIGGYSGSYQNRLDEIYESALIELEEKANALNADAILGTIFDFNEISGKGKSMFMLTAYGSAVKLKREDK from the coding sequence ATGAATCCAAAAGTAGAAGAGTTCATCAGAAAAGCAAAGGAGCAACAACAAATTGAAGAGAAGAAAGAGAGAGATATTCTTTTAATATCACTTGGTCTTGTAGATGAAACTAAAACTATTGAAATAGTTGAATACTCCGCAACAAAAGATGAGGAGCATAAATTCATAGATCCTCAAAAGAAGATGTTTTATAAGAAAAATGTTTTCCCTGCTCCAATTGATGTTACCGATGAGGAATACAACGAAATATTAAAATATATACCCAGTAAGGATATTTCTAAGAATACTAATCCTTTGAACAAAACAAAAACAAGATTAAAGATTGTAACAACTAATGAAATACAAGGGTATAAAGTATCGCAATATTTAGGTCTTGTAAATGCAAATATTGTTATTGGTGCTAATTTTATAGCAGACTGGTTTGCATCATGGACTGATGTTATAGGAGGTTATTCCGGTTCATATCAAAATAGATTAGATGAAATTTACGAAAGCGCCCTTATTGAGTTAGAAGAGAAGGCCAATGCATTAAATGCAGATGCCATACTAGGGACTATTTTCGATTTTAACGAAATCTCAGGAAAAGGCAAATCAATGTTTATGCTTACAGCATACGGTTCTGCCGTAAAATTAAAAAGAGAAGATAAATAA
- a CDS encoding HNH endonuclease, translating into MDNNKLLEEFDCEKQCEYKGRIYKVRDNGAICRLQKGGCRISKWDNVWTFGKKNPNGYMIHANNVRVHQVVCTAFHGPEPYPHMVVDHKDTNSCNNRPENLRWLTRLENALNNQITCKKIIYLCGSIEAFLENPAILREKSLPKNVEWMRTVTKEEAAICKKNMDWWSLQDSKPSTGKGFGDYVFSTDITKEAIKWNGTFLYHNNEDRDKEEVYSAEYKNVKETLNIIDSLTPRAKQQDWVTPAEFPQCPQEITSTPLQDYLKRLKEGVVYSKNKYAISYVLDAAMSEDETHLSVIVKTDGIKPYALSEVIYEDGIFIHKSKGTFFEEVGAIKYFTKSLGREWRGGDVLDDNC; encoded by the coding sequence ATGGATAATAATAAATTACTTGAGGAATTCGATTGTGAGAAACAATGTGAATACAAGGGACGCATATATAAAGTTAGAGATAATGGAGCGATTTGTCGTCTTCAAAAAGGAGGATGCCGTATAAGTAAATGGGATAATGTTTGGACATTTGGTAAAAAAAATCCTAATGGTTATATGATTCATGCTAATAATGTTCGTGTCCATCAAGTGGTTTGTACTGCATTTCATGGACCAGAGCCATACCCTCATATGGTAGTAGATCATAAAGATACAAATAGTTGTAATAACAGACCAGAGAATCTACGTTGGTTAACAAGATTGGAGAATGCTTTAAATAATCAAATTACTTGCAAGAAGATTATCTATTTATGTGGAAGTATAGAAGCATTTCTTGAGAATCCTGCAATTCTTAGAGAGAAGTCACTCCCAAAGAACGTAGAATGGATGAGAACTGTTACAAAAGAAGAAGCTGCTATTTGTAAGAAAAATATGGACTGGTGGTCACTTCAAGATTCTAAACCAAGTACTGGAAAAGGTTTTGGAGATTATGTGTTTTCTACAGACATTACGAAAGAAGCAATTAAATGGAATGGAACATTTTTATATCATAATAACGAAGATAGAGATAAAGAGGAGGTGTATAGTGCAGAATATAAGAATGTAAAAGAAACACTCAATATTATAGATTCTCTTACTCCGAGAGCTAAACAACAAGATTGGGTAACTCCTGCAGAATTCCCACAATGCCCTCAGGAGATAACATCTACTCCGTTACAAGATTATTTAAAAAGACTCAAAGAAGGGGTTGTATATAGTAAAAATAAATATGCAATTTCATATGTATTAGATGCTGCAATGTCCGAAGATGAAACACATCTATCCGTTATTGTAAAAACTGATGGAATAAAACCTTATGCATTATCAGAAGTAATCTATGAAGATGGAATATTTATACACAAATCGAAAGGGACATTCTTTGAAGAAGTTGGTGCAATAAAATATTTTACCAAATCTCTTGGTAGAGAATGGAGAGGTGGTGATGTATTAGATGATAATTGTTAA
- a CDS encoding alkaline phosphatase, whose amino-acid sequence MKRSKIFSMLLSVTIAFFVFTLNSCNKAEETPKVKNIIMLIGDGMGPTHIPSLMLEEQYAPTNFERAKRASFVTTYSHNNRVTDSAAAGTALACGEKTDNSVIGLTAEGDTLISNLAFAEALGMPSAIVVSCDITHATPASFYAHAKHRNERENIAEWLPNSGIDIIFGGGLTAFTNRGDSINLMNKFKESGYLVIDSLQQADGITEGKVIGLFADEHLPSIVNGRGDMLPQATQKALDILTTNSKKSGKGFFMMVEGSQIDFESHANNPKGIYGEMKDFDKVVGVAFDYADSHPGTLVIVCADHDTGGMSIPSCKTDFTLGESGVEYNFGSTSHTATMTPALFYGTGADEFGAIIDNTDIAKKVRELLLTRN is encoded by the coding sequence ATGAAAAGGAGCAAAATATTTAGTATGCTATTGTCAGTGACAATAGCCTTTTTCGTATTTACACTTAACAGTTGTAATAAGGCAGAAGAAACACCGAAAGTAAAAAATATAATAATGCTTATAGGTGACGGAATGGGACCCACTCATATCCCCTCGCTTATGCTCGAAGAGCAATACGCTCCCACCAACTTTGAACGAGCCAAACGTGCCTCATTTGTAACAACATACTCTCACAACAACAGAGTAACCGACTCCGCAGCAGCAGGAACAGCATTGGCGTGTGGCGAGAAAACTGACAATAGTGTTATAGGATTAACAGCCGAAGGAGATACTCTTATCTCAAACCTTGCATTTGCAGAGGCTCTTGGTATGCCGAGTGCGATAGTTGTAAGTTGCGATATTACCCACGCAACTCCTGCCTCATTCTACGCACATGCAAAGCACCGTAACGAGAGAGAAAACATTGCAGAATGGTTACCAAATTCCGGAATTGACATAATATTTGGAGGAGGACTTACCGCTTTTACAAACAGAGGAGATAGTATAAACCTTATGAACAAATTTAAAGAGAGTGGATACTTGGTAATTGACTCTTTACAACAAGCCGATGGCATAACAGAGGGCAAAGTTATTGGACTATTTGCCGATGAACATTTACCAAGTATAGTTAACGGAAGAGGAGATATGTTGCCACAAGCAACACAAAAGGCATTAGATATATTAACTACCAATTCTAAGAAGAGTGGCAAAGGATTCTTTATGATGGTTGAAGGCTCACAAATTGATTTTGAGTCACACGCCAACAACCCCAAAGGTATATATGGCGAGATGAAAGACTTTGACAAAGTTGTAGGAGTAGCCTTTGATTATGCCGACTCTCACCCCGGAACACTTGTTATTGTTTGTGCCGACCACGATACAGGAGGTATGTCAATCCCCTCGTGCAAAACCGACTTCACACTAGGCGAAAGCGGAGTAGAATATAACTTTGGCAGTACAAGCCACACCGCAACAATGACCCCTGCCCTGTTCTACGGCACAGGAGCCGATGAATTTGGTGCAATAATTGACAACACCGATATTGCAAAAAAGGTTAGAGAGTTGTTATTAACGAGAAATTAA